One Nostoc sp. UHCC 0302 DNA window includes the following coding sequences:
- the dhaL gene encoding dihydroxyacetone kinase subunit DhaL, whose translation MVNQAQILQWLQSFAAEIEQNKEYLTQLDAAIGDADHGINMERGFKKVSSQLPSVADKDISSILKAVSMTLISSVGGASGPLYGTWFLRASTAVAGKQELTEQDVLELLQAGLDGILGRGKAQLGDKTMVDVLSPAVVAFRQAINEGKKTVEALQQSVAAAEQGLQETIPMLAKKGRASYLGERSIGHQDPGGTSAYLMLQSLLAVLLLDAEGNSVRENTHE comes from the coding sequence ATGGTGAATCAAGCGCAGATATTACAGTGGTTACAGTCTTTTGCTGCCGAAATAGAGCAAAATAAAGAATATTTGACTCAATTAGATGCTGCGATCGGTGATGCTGACCACGGGATCAATATGGAGCGTGGCTTTAAAAAGGTGAGTAGTCAGTTACCAAGTGTTGCAGACAAAGACATCAGCAGCATTTTGAAAGCAGTGAGCATGACTTTGATTTCTTCAGTGGGTGGTGCAAGTGGGCCTTTATATGGCACTTGGTTTTTGCGAGCAAGTACAGCTGTAGCTGGTAAGCAAGAATTGACTGAGCAAGATGTGCTAGAGCTATTGCAAGCTGGGTTAGATGGTATACTTGGGCGTGGCAAAGCCCAACTCGGAGATAAGACAATGGTGGATGTATTATCTCCGGCGGTAGTGGCTTTTAGGCAGGCTATTAATGAAGGTAAAAAGACCGTAGAAGCCTTACAGCAATCAGTTGCAGCGGCTGAACAGGGGTTGCAAGAAACTATCCCAATGCTAGCCAAGAAGGGACGAGCTAGCTATCTGGGGGAGCGGAGTATAGGACATCAAGATCCTGGGGGAACTTCTGCTTATTTGATGTTGCAGAGTTTGTTGGCAGTTCTATTATTAGATGCTGAAGGGAACTCAGTGAGAGAAAATACTCATGAGTAA